The Chionomys nivalis chromosome 6, mChiNiv1.1, whole genome shotgun sequence sequence ATTGAATGCCCTCCTGTTCTCAGATCAACATAGCCCGCAACTAGATTCCACAGTAATGCTGGCCAACAGAATATTTCAAAGTCCTGagctaataaaatatattttgggagggctttttttggagggggggggtGTTGATGTTAAGTAAAAAATATAGCAAACTTTCTAGCTCCAGATCAGACTTGTGAACAAAGTGATGCTTGCATAGTAGAGTTTATAAGACTATTTTAGatgggttgtggtggtgcacactggtaggatttgctgaaggaggcagaggcaggaggatcacgagttcagggtcagcctgctAGAAAGAATATTTTAGACGATTAACTAATTCAtgagtcatttatttgttttattgagcaCATCCTATGTTCAAGACATGATATGAAGTATAAAAAGTACAATGATAAATGCAAAGAGTCTATGATTCATAACCCTAGTATGATATCTagcaattaattttaattaacatgTAACTGACAATTAAATATTTGGATCACCTAAAACAAGGAAAAACTATTTTGGCAAAGTTTGTGGtctttcattatgcaaaaataaCTGAAAACGATTTGGCCTTAGAAATGCATTAGTAATCTAGGGCTATGTAACAATGTCAGCATTTAGACACACAGCAGACATTCAGGTCACAAAGTTTCTGAAGATCACGAACCCAGGAGTGGTTCTAACAGGGTTTCTGGCTTAGGGTCTTTTTGAAGTTACATTCAAGCTATTCTGTTAAGAACTGGTCTTTGAAGGCTCGTCGGAGGTCTAGAAATACTCTTTTAAGACAAGCATCCAGCATCGATGGAGCATCCAGATAGCTGCTTTCAGAGAGGAGAGTCCCCTGGCTTCTCGTAGAAAGGCTCAGTGTGGGACCTAAAAGGCTTTCCCCACGGGCTGCTCAGACCTCATACACATAAGGAGGTGACCCAGGGGGGCTTTCAATAAACCTCAACGACTCCGTTATCAATCTCAGGAATCACTCACTTTGCTCTGTTTTTTGGAATTTCTAGTTGATCAAAGAGGGGCTGTTTAAATGTTCTCATCTTGGAGACGTGATAAGCAAGCCATGTGATTTAGTTGCCCGATTCAATCATTCCACATCCTAACCTACAACACCGCATCAAATACCATACGTTTATAATTGCTttgccattaaaaataaaaagcagtcaTTACGTCCAGCTGACTTGCATGAAGATTAAGGAGGACAGATAGGAAAGATGTTTTAAACCACGCAAAGGTAAGGCCAATGTCTTATTTtagtaattaattaaaaatattttgcatcTAGTAGGAATCTATTCTTGCATGTACTTCCTGCTCTTTGTGGGTAACTTTCATGTaatgtattttctctttcctgatggGAAAATTAATACCTCATTGTGTAATAATAAGCATAAAAATTAGAGAAACAGAATTACAGATAATTCTGTATTCTATACATAACTTGTTTTTGGTTTGTGAGTGGATGTGCAATATTAGCGTGCAAACATAAAAGGAAATACCCCTCCATGAACCTAATGGATGAGTATTTTACAATATATTATATTCATAAGGAGACTTTaactcttttattaaaatataattttaatggcTGTAACATTCTGAGCAAATATTTCTTgccttttaaatcatttttcccGTTTTTGAACATTTAgttttattactttcttttttaaggataAACAGTGTaataaacaattttgaaaaatgcCTTTGTATCTCTGATGTTCATATAATATCTTACAAGTAGAATTATAGAGTAAACTTTACATATAACTTGTgttcaaggtaaaaaaaaaatccgtttGCAGTACACATCATCACTATTTGTTGAGCAGTTTAATCTTTGCTATCAAGGACTTTGTTGCGCTGATATGTCAGTTTTAATTGTCACAAAAAAGCCTGTgcaaaccgtgtgtgtgtgtgtgtgtgtgtgtgtgtgtgtttagggtaggctgcttttttctttccattgtggACAATATTCTATAACGTCAGCAGAGGGCGCTAGAAAACCATTTCAGTCTTTGATGCCTGCCCAGACCCTGGAGACAGGATTTTTCCAACACCCTGTCTGCATCCAGGTGTTTCTCCTCCAATGCTGGCAGCCAACGAGCTGCAgctttctctgtctctacctGGGCTGCTTCTCCAGCGTTTGTTTCCGTCAGTGGTGGTATAACCTGGAAACAAGTGTAGGCTGGATCCTTAGTCAAAATCATCGTGTCTACATTTTCTCCCACCTGCACAAATACTCAAGACAGGCTGTGTGGGGCTCGTTTGCCAGGTGAGTTCTCTTCCCATCCTTATTGTTGCTGCCCTATTGTAGCTTAATAAATCTTCATGCTAAACTCTGCCTTGGTTACTGCACAGTTTCTTTCTCCTGACCTGAACGAGGAATACAGTTAGATACAATACTTTGCATACACTTAGTAGCTACTTGTAATTTCTCTGCTGTGTTTCCCTACTTTCTTTTTCTATGCAAGACTTGCTGAGTTTTGTATGCACTTtgtagaccacacacacacagacacacacacacagacacacacacacacacacagagtgtgtgtgttttgagagagGGCCTTACTCTGgcacctggaattcactatgtaatcCAAGCTGGCCTGAATTCATAGTAATCTTCTGGCCTAGACTCCTGAGTGGTAGGGTCACAAGGatacaccaccatacctggtgtgTTTTCAGTATACTTTGTTCTTTTGGTCTATTTTTCGTGCGATGAAACTGTGTCTTTCTTGATCAACAGGCAAAGCTTTAGAGATACATAGACTTGGTTTCAATCAACGAGGGAGACTTCCTGGGACAGAAATGCCACAGAATTCCTACACTGTCACCCAGTTCAGGGTCCAGGGATACTGGGAACGAATAGCTTACTCTTATAACTGCTTCACAATTTGATGTTGATAGTGTCAACCTTACCTTAGTACAGGTGACATAACTGAACAGTTTAAGATAAGGAATTCAAATAGAAGTAGGTAGGGAACAGAAGAATATTGACTAAAAGTCCACATTAATGAATAGTTTACAAGTAAATCTCATAATATTTTTTCCCAAGTGGGCTTAGCAGATGTGTGAGTACCTCGAGGGTGTGTCTTACTCAGCAGCAAGGACGCTATGATGCCCCCTCCTAGCTCAGCTACAGCAGCTCGGCTTTATCTACAGCAATCAGCAGCAACAACTAGGTATTTGAGGTCAAATCGTGTTCTACCTTCTGTAGAACAGTCTATGTCCATGATATATTTATTTACCAACTTTTAAGACACGTAAAACTAGCTTGGAACTGATCAGTAGAAGTGTGTGTCGGGGCACAAATGAAAAGCCCCAGTTGACAGAATCAGagtttaaggttttattttttaatttaatttatttttaagtgtatgtctgtccaccatgtgtgtgcagtgcccacagaggtgggtgtcagatcctctaggaCTGGATGAGTAGTCGATGGCTGTAAGTGACCACAAGGGTCctggggaactgaacccgggtcttctggaagagtaatcAGGGCTCCTACCCGcgtagccatctctccagtcctgagttTAGCTTTCTTGACAGAGTCCAAAATCATTTTATTCCAAAAGGACAGACAGCTCTGATACTAGGAGTTGAAAAAAATGATCAATTCTTGTAGAGATGTCTCTAAATTTTAGGAAAGCACTTAAGTGTTTACCCAGTTATGAAACATAGTCAGTTCAGGTCCTCGATGGCTTGAGAATGTGTGTCTTGTTGACAGCAAGGACTGGAAGTATTTATTTCCAACCTCTGATGAGTCAGCAAATGTCTCTGTTCTTTTCAGATAAGAAAGTTTAAACTGCATGGTATCAGCAGAGGCCGCTTAAACTTGAGCTCACTAAAGAATTTGCTATAAATGCTATTTGGAATACACAGTATCCAACTTCCTTCAGTTACTGAAATGAAGTCCAATCTTGCCTTAGTTCAACTCTGAACCACAGCCAACCTCATTTCAAAGAGGAAGCAGGCTGTTTggcattcagttttttttttcagcttccaGGTCCTGAATACCAGaatgcagaggcagatgggtcgcTCACCCGACGGTGCCCTCTCCAGTTCTGCTGAGGTGTTCTAGTCAGCGCAGGTGCTGTGCTTCTAGACTGTGGTCTCTGTTTTTGCTGCCTGTTTACTCTGAAGACACTTCAGGATAAAGGCCCTTTCGGTTCTGAATCTGAAACAGAGAggggagaacagagagagggagaactgggtacctggagctcactgaacCTACGGGAGGATAAAATGCCCAGTGCACGCTCTTGACTTACTTCGTCATTATTCTCTcagtctcccttttctcttcttcatctaATCTTTGGAGAATGGATTCCAAGAACGAAAAGTGGAAATTAATGTACTGCGCCACctgaaaggggaaacagaaggcTGGATGAGAGAAGAGCCTAGCCAGAGAGAGACGAGCACGCGCGCCAGCGCACCCGCCCCGCCCCCCAGGCTATCGGCGTCCATACATCACTGctaatttcttctgtgtctttatcCATGAGGAAGATCCGTGCATTGCTTTTGGATGGGCCTTGCAGAAGCCTCTGCAGCAGTGGGACATCACTCttctttagttttctctgctCTGCAAATGAAAAGGGACAAGCGGCAGCAAGAGttaaaattctagaaaaagaaaggagggtaATTTTGTCTCTTGGTcttcctttggtttgttttggaagCAACAGGAATTGAGAActcactcaaaaataaataaataaaaagaaggagagTCATGCCCCACTATCCATCATGGATATGCTCCCATACCTCAGTGAATACACGTGACGCTGTAGATGTTATATAGTACTGTACATCTGTTTgttctatacatatacatatccaCGATAAAGTTAACATATAAATTAGTTATAGTAAGAGGGTAACATCACTAGGACCAATTACAGAAACCATATATATTCTAATGAAACTGTCAGTGTGAGGCCGTTACCAACAGGAAGGGAAAAGGCATTTGAAGATGAAGAGTACGGTGCCTTGATAGCTGATCTGATAACTAAGGTCACACTAAGTGACAAGTGGGGAGGCTGTGTCTGCAGAGTGGGTACCATGGACACATGGAGGCTTCATcccaggaaggggagggaagggcgTCATAAGAGTCTATCACTATACTCTGAGGGCACACAGCTTCAAGCTTGTTGGACTGTTATTTCTGGAAAAATCCATTCATTATCCTTGAACTATGGTTGACCATGGCTAACTTCAACCATGCAAAACGAAATTGTAGATAGGGTTAGACTattgattaaaattaaatatgaaaacctTTCCAAGAACTACAAGTGAGCCTCTTCCATTCAATACACGGTCAAATAATTTTACCTTTTAGTTAGGTCAAATAATTCTACCTTTTAGTTAGGTCACTTAGACAAAGCTCTAGTCCTACCGAGggagcaagatggctcagttctttacagtttccttctttccttcgtTCATCCTCTCAGCTCACTAAGTATAAAGCCATTTTACAGTTGTTCTCAATTCTTCCCTTTTTCTACCTCACATTCAATTCTTGGGTATCCCAAGAACTAAACTACAAACGCAGAATTAGTAAGATTAGTTCTTTTCATTATTTGAGGGTTTCATCCATTCAGCCATGAAAATGAGACAAAAGAAATCTGGTATATTCTCAGAATTTCAAATTTCAAACATTACCATAAATGCCTCACCACAAAAGTACTGGCATTTTGTCAGCGTGGTGCCTCATCTGGGATTTCATCTTAACAGAAGGAAGCACAGAGAAAGCTCCCAGTGCCCTCAGGTTCAtctttccttcccatctccctgtTTTTCACTTCCTTCTTCAGAATAATCAAATCTGTTTCCCATCTCTGGATTCGATTTATTCCCATCTCCATTCCAATCCAGTGCGTGCTGATGTCATCTCTCTGACATTTCTGAAGCAACAGGAAGTCCTCGCgatccttctcctctcctcagcACAGCAGAATCCTCTCCTGACCTTTCCATCGAATGCCAACTTCGTTTCCCACCCTCAGTGCCTTTCATAGTTTACACCCCCAAGTTCTTGCTTCACGATCATCTGGAGCCATTACTGGAAACATAATCCCCCAACGAGCTCTGCACGTGGTCTCTTCTGACCAAGAGAGCTCATTCTCTTACAATGTGTCAGACTCAGTGTCAAATAGGGAAGGGTAAAGGAACAATGTCAGAGAGAAGGGGCAGGCGGTGAGGACCAAAGATAGGgcaaggaggggaagggagaaagccCAGCACCTCCTGCAGAGCCAGCCCTCCAGGGATGGATTCCTGAAGTTCTGTTCTCCACTCAGACAACATCTGGCAAACAAGCAGAGTCCTTTGGATTCTAAACTCTTTGGATGTATTTCTGCTTGGATTATCTTTGGAAATGGAGCAGATACATGGTATTCTAGCACCATTTCTCAGGATGGGCGTGGGGCTCAATGATTCAGTGTGTGCTTAGCTTGCACCAAAACTCTGGAATTAACAATTATAATGAACCCTTGaaccctttcctgtctctcttctgtattctgtatcctcccttcctcccttcctcccttcctcccttcctcccttcctcccttcctcccttcctccctccctccctccctccctcctttctttctctttctttcttttctttctttctttctttctttctttctttctttctttctttctttctttctttctttctttctttctttgacagaATCAAGCActcttctgtctgtcttctttatGAACTGAAAATGAATGAGCTGGGGCCAGGGACTACATTTTCTTACCTCCTGttccaaaaataatataaagagcaAAATCCCGAGGGCTATTCTCAATCTgtcaatgggaaaaaaatgaataaattaacttTCAGATGATGTTAGGGCCAACAGTGtccctcctgccccttccctgtCAGACATGTCCTCTTAGGCTCCTACAAAGGCTGTGATGCTCTGAGGAAAATAGCCACCAGAGTTGAACAGATGATGCTGGTTCATAGCCAAGGGCATTTACATGACTCCATTGGCTTACATACATGCAAGGGACAGCTCAGGTCAGTGACAAGGATTACCTTGAACTTTTGGAGAAGTTGCTTTATTACTTCTTCAGTTCTCATAGTGCTGTTTGTTCTGACCTTGGTTTCTGATCCGAAGGTTGGGGTGAAAATGGATGTCTAAAGGAATAACAACAAAACCATAGGAGTCCTCATGACTCTGTCTAACAACGGTCAGTATCCTGAACCTGAAACGGATTAAGGGGTCCTGAGAAGTCATGCTATCACTCCTAATGATGTCACAGAGTTCTCAAATAAACACagatttaataataattattgcATGAATGATAATACTAAATATTGTATAAAACTATTCTAAGCCCTTCATAAGTATTATTAATTGACTTAATTcctataaaagtaataaaaattaattttaagctgTATGATATAAATGTCCCGTGTTTAGGGGGCTGAGAGATGACGGGTCAGTGGcgagagtgcttgctgctcttgcagaggactaacTTAAATCTGTGCTTCAAAGCATCTAAATGAAGAAGAGAACAAGGTTGCGTTTAAACTTAGTTTACAGTTCCTACAGGGAAAGACTGATGAGCGCTAGGCATCTGCTAACAGTGCTCTTATTATTGGTTTAAATTCTAAGTTGAAATAAGTAGTATTGGTAGTGCAGCAGACAGCATTATTCCGCATGAACGGAACCGGAACTTACCTCGTGGTTATAAAAGTGTCCATTGATAGAGGCTCTAtggctctgtctgtcttttctgtaCGTGACTGGAGCCTTCGCCCTCCTTCTCACCAAAGCCGCTTCACTCATGGTCCTATAGAGCAGTGGGGATTCCGGCTCTTCCTCTTCATATGGCTTCAGAGTGCTGTGATAAGATAAATATTCTGGGAAGGATAAAGATCACAAGCCCGTATCATTCAGCTGCCTATCGTCGTCCATCGTGGGGACCCTGCTTTGCCTTTACTAACAAGGAGGAATGAGATTTCCTGGCTGTTGAGAGCGCTGTACTTGCTGCTTGGCTTATACTGATTTATCAGGTGCTGCGTGAGATTGGTCAAGCAGCAAATGCTGCTGGTGAGTTATGTCTCATAGGGTTCACATGGTCACATGATTGGTGTTTCCACTCTAATCTCTTTTTATTGGGGGTGTAAATTATACACAATTTTAGCATGGAAGACCTGGAAAAACCCATTCCTGTCAGTCTGGACTCAGGCAGGTAAGATAAACGCATGGTGAGTTGAGGAGCATTTATAGGAATATAGTACTTCCAAGTGATGGACCAGGCCTGCATCCCTGTTTTGTCCCGACATCAAATTTATTAGACTTTTCCAATGAAGACAGATCTTGGAACCTTAGTGACCCTTTAAAGCCATGGAAGCATTCTTGAGAAGCCATTCTCATCGAATACTGAGGCTTAAGAGAATTTCTTCCTAAGTTTCCTGAAAGTAAAGCAGCAATATGCTTTGGGCTAGTGGCTGCTGCTGATGTGCCACACGAGCAGCGTGGTGACGTAAGTTACCACCACACGAGCAGCGCAGTGACGTAAGTTACTACCACACGAGCAGCGTAGTGATGTAAGTTACCACCTGAGCAACTCAGTGATGTAAGTTACCACCACACGAGCAGCGCAGTGAAGTAAGTTACCACCACATGAACAGCGTGGTGACGCAAGTTACCACACACGAGCAGCGCAGTGACGTAAGTTACCACCTGAGCAACTCAGTGACATAAGTTACCACCACATGAGCAATGCAGTGACGTAAGTTGCAAGGCCCTTGGGAATGTTTAAGAAGCACATATATATGAGTTCTTCAGGTAGTACTGTGTATGAGGTAAACATTGGGGAATCATCATTTATGTTgctaaaaaataaaccaaattgCTAACACTTTGGTACTGACCTTCTGAGGAATGCCTTCCTTCAGACAGCAAGACTTGGCTCTTGTCCAGCTCACTGATACGATAAAGGTCATCAAACTCTCCCCAGCGAGTCATCCTCCTGAAAAGTAACAAGTCCTGTCACTGAGACTAATCCCACGTGATGGTCTCAGGTTTACAATGTTGGTACTATAGTTGTGGGCCTCGGTAGGTAGATGTGTGATCCAAATCTAAAACAACTTTATCATGGTACAAAGATTACAgtccctgggcagtggtggcgcacgcctttaatcccagcactcgggaggcagaggcaggcggatctttgtgagttcgaggccagcctggtctacaagagctagttccaggacaggaaccaaaagccacggagaaaccctgtctcgaaaaatccaaaaaaaaaaagaaaaaaaaaagattacagtcTTACCATAGTGATAAGCATGTTTTAAACACATTCTGTATATTTTTGGAGCGAAATAATGCACTAATATacttaaatgaaaaattatgtaGATTCTGTAAAAGGTATGCTCAGATAGGCTTGGTAGAAACCAACGTGAGCCACCGATACACAGATATCTCATCAGGTTTTAGAGGAATTTAGATACAAAAATGTCATTTATACTCATGAATCAAGTATCCACagcattaaaataattatataaaatggtTCTAACATGATAAGATATGGTACTTATATTTGGGCCTAAACtgctttgaaaatataatttacaaaataGAAATGTATGAAAAAATTATCTATTAGAAAATTATTATCTCATGTAGGATATTAGCAAACTTCAAAACATTTTAGTGTCCAGAATATATGAAATGTaacaactgcttattttacaTCAGActaacattcttttttattttatttatctggcCTTAAACAAGTTGGTTATGAATCCTTTTTTGGCCTCAGTGTCCTCACTTAGAAAATGGGGATAATAACAGTATGAGGTAGGATAGAATTGTTGGTAGGATTTTAATTTATGTAATATCCTTGAAACAATCCCTACTTATAGTTAAGCATTCGCTAGCTATCAAAAACATTATCAGAATAATCTCATCCTCAGTggcaccatcactaccatcactgccatcaccaccaccatcatcaccatcttcatcttcatcaccatcaccatcatcatcttcatcactatcatcatcttcatcatcaccatcatcatcatcaccaccatcactatctTCATCACCATgaccacaccaccaccatcaccaccaccaccaccatcatcaccaccaccatcatcatcaccaccatcatcatcatcaccgtcaccaccataaccaccatcaccaccatcatcaccaccaccatcatcatcatcaccatcaccatcttcACTGCAGTCACCACCGTCTAAATTCATTTCATGATGGATCAGGCACAATTTGGGTTCCAGTGCATTTCTGGACCTCTCGAGGCAAATGGACACTATTATTTGCAGGAATACTTTTTGTCCCGTGTTTTTGGCCATAAAATCTTTTATAGTATGAACCCCGAGTACTTCCACTTGGGGTGTCTGTGACTCTACCCAAATGTCCCTGACTGGCAGTTTGAATGATCATGTCCCCaaaggctcacatatttgaagaCCTGGTCCTCTATTGGTCCTCTATTTGCGGAAGTTTGGGCAAATGTAGGAAGTTGAGTCTTGCTGGAGGGAGAAGATCACTGAGTGAGATTTGAGGATTTGTAGCTTTATGCTGCTTTGTGtactctctccccctccctctccctctccctctccctctctctctctctctctctctctctctctctctctctctctctgtgtgtgtgtctccccctctctctctgcttcctgtatgtACATGACAATGTGATCAGCCAGCTTTCTGTTCCTGTAGCCATGTTATACCTTCCTCTCCAGGATGGACTCTAtccctcagaaaacaaaagcccaaaggaacttttccttccttaagttgctttaggtcatgACATGTTATCACAGTAATGGGAAAATAATCAACACACCGATGGAAAAGCTCTTATAAATGTAGCCGGCACTGGCAAAGCAAAGCTTTCACTCTCCTCTGGACCTTGGAATTCTCTTGAAGTCTTAAACTCTTATTCGATTTACAGTACCCATAAGAAGTACATAATGTGATCATAATGTATTTGTTAATACAATTTAGAGCAAACTCTACTATGTGGAAATATTGTCAGTTAAAATATATGTCACAAAGAGGAGGAACTATTTACATTAGCAGTCCGGGTGTCCACCCACACTCTATTCATAcggcacataaaattaaacatcTCCAACGTACAGCTTATTAGCAATCTAAAGTAGTTGTGCTTGATCACTGTTGAAGAGGGGTGGCAATGGGAGCTAGATACTAATGAAAAGTTAAAACTAAAAGGCAAAGCGACCAGGTGCTGTTTCCAACGGGGAGACCAGAAGTTCTACAAATAATGACCACTTATGATTCCCATAGCTGGTTAGTGGACTCTGGCCAATGTGACAGCCACCCCCTTACTTTTCtcagcttgtttttattttattttattttttgaaacaatctttttttattctaCATACCAATCCCggtccctttccctcccctccacccgcTCCCCTACCTTCCTCTCACCCCACCTCCCAAACACTCCTCAGAGGGGTggggcctcccatggggagtcagtcCTTAAATTTTTGCAGTATAGTGGTGCCACGTCAATATAGGGGCTGAAAAACAGCTCAATATATTCATTTTGCCTCTTTTCTTCATGGCACTCCTTGCCAAAGTCAAAAGCTACAACCTCACAGTTTGGGGCTGTGTAATTCAAGAACCATTCCATGTGCAGTGCATATGACCAAACATATGGACAGTCGGCCACACCTTTCAAGCAAGAAGCAGCTAGAACTTTAGCATCAAGCAGTTGAGCATGTCCAAAGACGGAACAGTTTGTGTTGCTCTGAGCAAACACCAGGAAGTGTACCAGGGGCAAATCTAAACACTGGAAAGGGGCTATAAtcttttgcaaaataaaatggaGGTAGAAATTTGATATGCAAATAGAATGCAGCCACTTCTCTATTTATAgcataagaaaaaaacattattgATGCAAATCAAATATGCACCTGTTCACAACTTGCTCTTTATTTCCTTCTGCCATGACTTGTCTAAATTATGCCAATACTGATGTtagaaagaattaaaatagaaatgaaaaccaGCAAAAGCAAAAGTAACCCCAATCAGCCACCTCttctctgtttcattttaaaCACACAGTTTCTTTCTGCAAGGAAACATTTGGCCGAGATATGAGAGATCAAAGTCTTCCTATAAAGTCATTTCCATACACACAGTGGTCAGAGCTCAAACAAACCGATTTATTTTTTGGCCTCCACCATTCCCATTTGGCTAGTACTTTCTCAGTGTGACTCATTTCTGGTACGATTAAAGCGAGCCAACATGGCAAGAGTGGTTATTTTTCTTCAAGGATGAATGGACAGATACGCAATTGGAGTCCTTGCAGCTGAGCACACACTGTCCACATCCTTCTCTGTCCACTAACCCATGGGGGACAGCAAACCTGAGCAGTGGGATTAAGTCCTGTCCATAGACACAACAGtatgggaaaaggaaaatgagagaagGTTTGGAATAAGGAAATGGTCAAATTTTTTACACAATTTAATTGAGGCACATAATTTAAAGGAGTCACCGGAAAGGAGGTGACCAAGGGAAGGTACCTGAGATGAACTGAAGCCAGGGAACAGTACCGAGGGTGTCTGTGTATCATCAGAATCAGAGACTGCGCAGAGCCGTTCTAACTGAGCCTTCCTGCCTGAATGCTCAACTGATTGCACCAGGCTCTCTTGACTAATCAATCGTAACCACAGAATGCTAtcatgctcgtgtgtgtgtgtgtgtgtgtgtgcgaaagagagaaagagacagagagagacagagacagtctgCATCGTATACATAAGGGGTAGGATCTCTTCCTGCTAATTCTTACTCATTAGAAAAATATGGTTCACCACACAAGCGTTCTTGTAATGTTCTAGAAAGTCTTGTTTCTACGGTAAAGGACAGGTCAGTGTCCGCTGTGTTGTAGTTCATGTCTGGTTACTACAGTGAATCACAGGCTTTTGCAGTTGTCCAGCTGGCCTTCCTCAATTTTAAATAGTAAGAAACAATGTCTGTCTTGCTTCCAGGCTGTTAAGGCTTGAACGGGAAATGTACTCACTCCGTAGACGCGAGTGTTTGAGCACCTGCACCCCGTCTCTAGTACTGTCTGGGGAGGCTGTGAAGTCATTGATACCATTTCTAGCTTGCAGAAGGGGGGGGACAGAGCTTGAAGACAACTTGATCAGAGCTCCCTGCTACTTGTTTTGCTGAGATATGAATCAGCTGTGGCTCAAGCTCCCACTGCTAAGGATGGAGTCCCTtcagctgccatgccttccctgccaggaTGGTCCACACAtcagaaactgtaagcccaaataacCT is a genomic window containing:
- the Rassf6 gene encoding ras association domain-containing protein 6, translating into MRPPPRRLQPRSRASSGHLGKGERMTMMDPQYHSWIFVNERTFITREQLNSLLEAYNVFYENQKNLHILYGQTEDGQLIVEGMLDIFWGVKRPIQLKIQDEKQISSFDLLKATETFSRKGRMTRWGEFDDLYRISELDKSQVLLSEGRHSSEEYLSYHSTLKPYEEEEPESPLLYRTMSEAALVRRRAKAPVTYRKDRQSHRASINGHFYNHETSIFTPTFGSETKVRTNSTMRTEEVIKQLLQKFKIENSPRDFALYIIFGTGEQRKLKKSDVPLLQRLLQGPSKSNARIFLMDKDTEEISSDVAQYINFHFSFLESILQRLDEEEKRETERIMTKFRTERAFILKCLQSKQAAKTETTV